A genome region from Polypterus senegalus isolate Bchr_013 chromosome 7, ASM1683550v1, whole genome shotgun sequence includes the following:
- the LOC120532786 gene encoding doublesex- and mab-3-related transcription factor A1-like: MDSSSRPLLPSHSTSALTASGLQMPTSLLRPPQLFLRAAATCSSSLERGYPRTPKCARCRNHGVVSALKGHKRFCRWRDCVCAKCTLIAERQRVMAAQVALRRQQAQEESEARDLQFMYTASGGGDAGLAMTKVAICAAGRTGNATSSTPEYEVFGNEKKYEEEKAQKYDFYSGLMGRPLLLQSSLQVPQTFDKNISSSGLREMAPSLSEKTEEEPGIQSPSSDQLSERESSPRSVSFSDVESSNESERPKDSSSSISVESTQKQKDPTDVLMKIFPHQKPDFIQCVVQQCKGNIVQAIEQILNSKEHSGISPCTQSSAAETDGLQKPSNFGLPTLGLGALCPRSAFSPLQTNTNTTGSEVGIYGINPRLGISPLHLAYSAAGRGIPGIMSPYISPGLMPALSFHPPMDYSLPGMIRDFTYIQNKDAGCNAGLYHKSSQEN, encoded by the exons atggactctagcagccgaCCTCTTTTGCCGAGCCATTCAACTTCTGCGCTCACAGCTAGTGGTTTGCAGATGCCCACTTCGCTCCTGAGACCCCCGCAGCTTTTTCTCCGTGCAGCAGCGACCTGCAGCTCCTCTCTGGAGCGGGGATACCCTCGAACGCCCAAGTGTGCCAGATGTAGGAACCATGGTGTTGTATCGGCACTCAAGGGCCACAAACGATTTTGCCGATGGAGAGACTGCGTGTGCGCAAAGTGTACTTTGATCGCCGAGAGACAACGGGTAATGGCAGCGCAGGTAGCTCTTCGGAGGCAGCAGGCTCAGGAGGAGAGCGAAGCCAGAGACCTGCAATTCATGTACACGGCATCAGGAGGTGGCGACGCTGGTTTAGCGATGACAAAAGTGGCTATCTGTGCGGCTGGACGAACGGGAAACGCTACTTCCAGCACTCCAGAGTATGAAGTCTTCGGGAATGAGAAAAAGTATGAAG AGGAGAAGGCACAGAAATATGACTTTTACAGTGGACTAATGGGAAGGCCCTTACTTTTGCAAAGCTCTTTGCAGGTGCCGCAAACCTTTGACAAGAACATCTCTAGCTCAGGTCTCAGAGAAATGGCACCCTCACTTTCTGAAAAAACAGAGGAAGAACCTGGTATCCAGTCTCCAAGTTCAGACCAGCTTTCAGAGAGAGAGTCGAGTCCAAGATCTGTATCGTTTTCAGATGTTGAATCTAGCAATGAATCAGAGAGGCCCAAAGACTCATCCTCCTCAATATCTGTTGAATCTACCCAAAAGCAAAAAGACCCCACTGATGTcttaatgaaaattttcccaCATCAGAAGCCTGATTTTATTCAATGTGTTGTACAGCAATGCAAAGGCAATATAGTACAAGCCATTGAGCAAATCCTGAATTCTAAAGAGCACAGTGGCATTTCACCGTGTACACAAAGCTCAGCAGCTGAAACAGATGGCCTGCAGAAACCCTCAAATTTTGGACTTCCCACTTTAGGGTTAGGTGCTCTTTGCCCAAGATCAGCTTTCTCCCCTCTTCAAACTAATACAAATACAACTGGAAGTGAGGTGGGTATATATGGAATAAATCCCCGACTTGGCATTAGTCCACTTCACTTAGCGTATTCGGCTGCTGGAAGGGGGATTCCAGGCATTATGTCTCCGTACATTTCACCAGGTCTAATGCCAGCTTTGTCTTTTCACCCACCAATGGACTACTCCCTCCCTGGAATGATAAGGGATTTTACTTACATCCAGAACAAGGATGCTGGGTGCAACGCAGGACTCTATCACAAGAGCAGCCAAGAAAACTAG